The Ancylobacter sp. WKF20 genome contains a region encoding:
- a CDS encoding M20 family metallopeptidase has product MVSAPALDAARMTRALADLVAIRSENPVGREIEVAHYIRDMLAPLGFEVSLDEYKPGRVNVEARLVNGPGPVFAFNTHMDVVPAGDGWSSDPFVLRAADGKLFGRGACDCKGPLAAMLEAVRLLAADRASWSGTLLAVFVADEEVASEGAKLYASRKPTIDFAVVGEPTSNTVYSAHKGSLRPLVRVLGVPAHSGSPHLGENAVLRAGQLLALVAESHESDVRHRTHPLVGGASLTVTRIHGGHADNVLPGACDLLLDRRLVPGEDEAAVKADIAALLTEAHRRFGLRAEILEWKPTTGGATETAPDRPIVQASLAACRAHGISEAGPFGFQGACDLVHFRSTGAEGVVIGPGSLSVAHKADEFVPVDEFELSALIYRDIAQRMLSA; this is encoded by the coding sequence ATGGTGTCCGCCCCCGCCCTCGACGCTGCCCGCATGACGCGTGCGCTGGCCGATCTCGTTGCCATCCGCAGCGAGAACCCGGTCGGCCGCGAGATCGAGGTCGCGCATTACATCCGCGATATGCTCGCGCCGCTGGGCTTCGAGGTCAGCCTCGACGAGTACAAGCCTGGCCGGGTGAATGTCGAAGCCAGGCTGGTCAACGGCCCCGGCCCGGTCTTCGCCTTCAACACCCATATGGACGTGGTGCCGGCCGGTGACGGCTGGAGTTCCGACCCGTTCGTGCTCCGCGCCGCCGATGGCAAGTTGTTCGGCCGTGGCGCCTGCGACTGCAAGGGCCCGCTCGCCGCCATGCTGGAAGCGGTGCGCCTCCTCGCCGCCGACCGCGCGAGCTGGTCCGGGACGCTGCTCGCCGTCTTCGTTGCGGATGAGGAAGTCGCCAGCGAAGGCGCCAAGCTCTATGCGTCGCGCAAGCCGACCATCGACTTTGCCGTTGTGGGCGAACCGACCTCAAACACCGTCTATTCCGCCCATAAGGGCAGTCTGCGCCCGCTGGTGCGCGTGCTCGGCGTGCCCGCCCATTCCGGCTCGCCGCATCTGGGCGAGAATGCCGTGCTGCGGGCGGGCCAACTGCTGGCGCTCGTGGCGGAGTCGCACGAGAGCGACGTGCGCCACCGCACCCACCCGCTGGTCGGCGGCGCCAGCCTTACCGTCACCCGTATCCATGGCGGCCATGCCGACAATGTGCTGCCCGGCGCCTGCGACCTGCTGCTCGACCGCCGCCTGGTGCCCGGCGAGGATGAGGCAGCGGTGAAGGCCGATATCGCCGCGCTGCTCACGGAGGCACATCGGCGCTTCGGCCTGCGCGCGGAAATCCTTGAGTGGAAGCCGACCACGGGCGGCGCCACCGAGACCGCGCCGGACCGCCCCATCGTGCAGGCGAGCCTTGCCGCCTGCCGCGCCCACGGCATCAGCGAGGCCGGGCCGTTCGGCTTCCAGGGCGCCTGCGACCTCGTGCATTTCCGCTCCACGGGTGCGGAAGGCGTGGTGATCGGCCCCGGCTCACTCTCCGTCGCCCACAAGGCGGACGAGTTCGTGCCGGTGGATGAGTTCGAGCTCTCGGCGCTGATCTATCGCGACATTGCCCAAAGAATGTTGAGCGCCTGA
- a CDS encoding sugar ABC transporter permease — protein MTASHETLTDKMTEAAVRATPQAVARRVRGLSDRAIAWLFIAPTIVLLLAINIFPLFWAIYLSFTNYRANRPNAVVQNVGLGNYERVLNDPDIWASMQTTAHFVFWTIVLQTVIGFGLAFLLDRKFRGHAFWTTLILIPMMLSPAVVGNFWRFLYEPQIGLFAYAVSFLTGIPTSEIQMLGSVNLAPWAIIIVDTWMWTPYVMLICLAGLRSIPDYIYEAAEVDRASNWRQFWSITVPMALPFIMLAVLFRGIENFKMFDMVNLLTGGGPGSTTEVASIALKRAAFEAWATGRSSAFAIILFVAVFGLANIYVKALNKVKQR, from the coding sequence GTGACCGCTTCCCACGAGACCCTTACAGACAAAATGACCGAGGCCGCCGTGCGCGCGACGCCGCAGGCCGTCGCCCGGCGCGTGCGTGGCCTCTCCGACAGGGCTATCGCGTGGCTCTTCATCGCCCCGACCATCGTGCTCCTGCTGGCGATCAACATCTTCCCGCTGTTCTGGGCGATCTATCTGTCCTTCACCAATTACCGGGCCAACCGGCCCAACGCGGTGGTGCAGAATGTCGGGCTCGGCAATTACGAGCGGGTGCTGAACGACCCGGACATCTGGGCGTCGATGCAGACCACGGCGCATTTCGTGTTCTGGACCATCGTGCTGCAGACCGTGATCGGCTTCGGCCTCGCCTTCCTGCTCGACCGCAAATTCCGCGGCCACGCCTTCTGGACCACGCTCATCCTCATTCCGATGATGCTGTCGCCGGCGGTGGTCGGCAATTTCTGGCGCTTCCTATACGAGCCGCAGATCGGGCTGTTCGCCTATGCGGTGTCGTTCCTCACGGGCATTCCGACCTCCGAGATCCAGATGCTCGGCAGCGTCAATCTCGCGCCCTGGGCGATCATCATCGTCGATACCTGGATGTGGACGCCTTATGTGATGCTGATCTGCCTCGCCGGGCTGCGTTCCATTCCCGACTACATCTATGAGGCGGCGGAGGTCGACCGTGCCTCCAACTGGCGACAGTTCTGGTCCATCACCGTGCCGATGGCGCTGCCCTTCATCATGCTGGCGGTGCTGTTCCGCGGCATCGAGAACTTCAAGATGTTCGACATGGTGAACCTGCTTACCGGCGGTGGGCCCGGCTCCACCACCGAGGTCGCCTCCATCGCGCTGAAGCGCGCCGCCTTCGAGGCGTGGGCCACCGGCCGCTCCTCGGCCTTTGCCATCATCCTCTTCGTCGCGGTGTTCGGCCTCGCCAACATCTATGTGAAGGCGCTCAACAAGGTGAAGCAGAGATGA
- a CDS encoding mandelate racemase/muconate lactonizing enzyme family protein → MRISLHRALLTYGGGLVLHTASSGRIAALDTLYLRLDDGETVAVGEVRLNIAYLNGLDPEQVLAEAVAVVGALDFSSDAPTLLAEPPAVFRAASAPVRMLIDGALHDRAATRAGLPLARFLGAPAETALAHTTNQTLFVSDEVTFLAQAEAYVARGFRDLKVRIGAGDIGEDLRRIALLRARFGKAVKIAADANGAWSEEAARGHLAALAAHDLAYVEQPIAPGDWAALDRLARVSPLPIMLDESVKGLEDVDRIAASGNGLMAHLKLVKLGGIAPTLAAARRLNAAGVPFMIGQMNEGGLATAAALHVALATGPRFAELYGADGLTNDPAPGLAYTDGRVAAPDMPGLGLTFDAHATHLIKEFS, encoded by the coding sequence ATGCGGATCTCGCTCCATCGCGCGCTGCTGACCTATGGCGGGGGGCTGGTGCTCCATACCGCCTCGTCCGGCCGTATCGCCGCGCTGGACACGCTCTATCTGCGCCTCGACGACGGCGAGACGGTCGCAGTCGGCGAGGTGCGCCTGAACATCGCCTATCTCAACGGCCTTGACCCCGAGCAGGTGCTCGCGGAAGCGGTTGCCGTGGTGGGCGCGCTAGACTTCAGTTCTGACGCCCCCACCCTCCTCGCCGAGCCGCCTGCCGTCTTTCGCGCCGCGAGCGCCCCCGTGCGGATGCTGATCGACGGCGCGCTCCATGACCGCGCCGCGACGCGCGCCGGCCTGCCGCTCGCCCGCTTTCTAGGCGCGCCGGCGGAAACGGCACTTGCCCACACCACCAACCAGACCCTGTTCGTCTCGGATGAGGTCACCTTCCTCGCCCAGGCCGAGGCCTATGTCGCGCGGGGGTTCCGCGACCTGAAGGTGCGGATCGGCGCCGGCGATATCGGCGAGGATCTGCGCCGCATCGCCTTGCTACGCGCGCGCTTCGGCAAGGCGGTGAAGATCGCTGCCGACGCCAACGGCGCCTGGAGCGAGGAGGCTGCGCGCGGCCATCTCGCCGCCCTCGCCGCTCATGACCTTGCCTATGTCGAGCAGCCGATCGCGCCCGGCGATTGGGCCGCGCTCGATCGCCTTGCCCGCGTCAGCCCCCTGCCGATCATGCTGGATGAGAGCGTGAAAGGCCTCGAGGACGTCGACCGTATCGCCGCGAGCGGCAACGGGCTGATGGCGCATCTCAAGCTGGTGAAGCTCGGCGGCATCGCGCCTACGCTCGCCGCTGCGCGGCGTCTCAACGCCGCTGGCGTGCCCTTCATGATCGGCCAGATGAATGAGGGCGGCCTCGCCACCGCTGCCGCCCTGCATGTGGCACTCGCCACCGGCCCGCGCTTCGCCGAACTCTACGGCGCCGACGGCCTCACCAACGATCCCGCCCCCGGCCTCGCCTACACCGACGGCCGCGTCGCCGCCCCGGACATGCCGGGCCTCGGCCTGACCTTCGATGCGCACGCCACGCATCTCATCAAGGAGTTCTCGTGA
- a CDS encoding amino acid ABC transporter permease, with amino-acid sequence MMSFDIVLDYIVSPAFFHGALLTLLITVTALFFGVLAGLVIALLQETRIRPLQIFTLIYVWLFRGTPVLFQIIFIYNVLPTFGIRLSAFLSAVIALALNEGAYMAEILRSGLDAVKKGQRTAGLALGLTTGQVMRWIVLPQAARIVLPPMGNQMIGMLKTSALVSVIAVEELLLVANQTASASFRYLEALTAAGVYYLALTTIFMVLQAMMERSLDPKKHRRREKRPLVDRLLLATESADVR; translated from the coding sequence ATGATGTCGTTCGATATCGTCCTCGACTACATCGTCTCGCCCGCCTTCTTCCACGGCGCGCTGCTGACGCTGCTGATCACGGTCACGGCGTTGTTCTTCGGCGTGCTGGCCGGCCTCGTCATCGCCCTGCTGCAGGAGACGCGGATACGTCCCCTGCAGATCTTCACCCTGATCTATGTCTGGCTGTTCCGCGGCACGCCGGTGCTGTTCCAGATCATCTTCATCTACAACGTGCTGCCGACCTTCGGCATCCGCCTGTCGGCCTTTCTCAGCGCGGTGATCGCCCTCGCTTTGAACGAGGGCGCCTATATGGCGGAGATCCTGCGCTCGGGCCTGGATGCCGTGAAGAAGGGCCAGCGCACCGCCGGGCTAGCGCTCGGCCTCACCACCGGGCAGGTCATGCGCTGGATCGTGCTGCCGCAGGCCGCGCGCATCGTGCTCCCGCCCATGGGCAACCAGATGATCGGCATGCTGAAGACCAGCGCGCTGGTCTCGGTGATCGCCGTCGAGGAATTGCTGCTGGTCGCCAACCAGACCGCCAGCGCCTCCTTCCGCTATCTGGAGGCACTGACCGCCGCCGGCGTCTACTACCTCGCGCTCACCACCATCTTCATGGTGCTGCAGGCGATGATGGAGCGCAGCCTCGACCCCAAGAAGCACCGCCGCCGCGAAAAGCGCCCGCTGGTCGACCGGCTGCTGCTGGCCACGGAGAGCGCCGATGTCCGCTGA
- a CDS encoding GntR family transcriptional regulator yields the protein MARTSRPNRVRLANQILETIRGGRFEVGHHLREQQMGDLLQVSRTPVRAALALLAEHGVVEARRNQGFFLKATPEELHRLSLEVPLTADQDLYSDIVNDRLADRLPVSFTQAEIARRYDVDRMLLQRTLSRLVDDGLLERNPGRGWTFLPTLDTGLALQNSYDFRRTLEPNGLLLPTFRLDAGALERLRIQHHYLESHPRIASVDARQLFDTDAHFHETIAGFSGNIFLLQAIQQQNRLRRLLEFGGYVNRRRVRDWCREHLAILDALAASDNARAAELMLAHLGNAYRAVPAFTGTAAGSVAP from the coding sequence ATGGCGCGCACGTCACGTCCGAACCGGGTCCGCCTGGCGAACCAGATCCTGGAGACCATCCGGGGCGGTCGCTTCGAGGTCGGCCATCATCTGCGCGAGCAGCAGATGGGGGATCTGCTGCAGGTCTCGCGGACACCGGTGCGCGCGGCGCTGGCGCTGCTCGCCGAGCACGGGGTGGTGGAGGCGCGGCGCAATCAGGGGTTCTTCCTCAAGGCGACGCCGGAGGAGTTGCACCGCCTCAGCCTCGAAGTGCCACTGACCGCCGACCAGGATCTCTACAGCGACATCGTCAATGACCGCCTCGCTGATCGTCTGCCGGTGTCCTTCACCCAGGCGGAGATCGCGCGGCGCTATGATGTCGACCGCATGCTGCTCCAGCGCACGCTCTCGCGCCTCGTCGATGACGGTCTCCTCGAGCGCAATCCCGGGCGCGGCTGGACCTTCCTGCCGACGCTGGATACCGGCCTTGCCTTGCAGAACAGCTATGATTTCCGCCGGACGCTGGAGCCGAATGGCCTTCTGCTGCCGACTTTCCGGCTCGATGCGGGGGCGCTGGAGCGGCTGCGCATCCAGCACCACTACCTCGAATCCCATCCCCGCATCGCTTCGGTCGATGCGCGCCAGCTCTTCGACACGGACGCCCATTTCCACGAGACCATCGCCGGCTTCAGCGGCAACATCTTCCTGCTGCAGGCGATTCAGCAGCAGAACCGCCTGCGGCGCCTGCTCGAATTCGGCGGCTATGTGAACCGCCGTCGGGTGCGCGATTGGTGTCGCGAGCATCTCGCCATCCTCGATGCGCTGGCCGCTAGCGATAATGCTCGGGCGGCGGAACTGATGCTCGCCCATCTCGGCAATGCCTATCGCGCAGTCCCGGCTTTCACTGGCACGGCGGCGGGGAGCGTTGCGCCATGA
- a CDS encoding gamma-glutamyl-gamma-aminobutyrate hydrolase family protein (Members of this family of hydrolases with an active site Cys residue belong to MEROPS family C26.): protein MTLLLVRHATHLPALDGMIAGMFAAARGATLVTLTSGGAGHGRFDCMQHVLAHGELAPNGLIWAERASGHPVPPPVDRGAVVRLPGTVVVPLNPALPAHEEAERRLLATAARAGRPVELFVVSVVDDVYILRAATDESVVGRWRLDTYGRPVAADAVTWGAEALRVLMVGPEDHQREVYPATIAALGDAAEAQGVRLDLRFIDPREEPNWERLLGEVDGLVLPGGSDMEQVRGQIDAARAAIRRDLPTVGLCLGMQTMATAVAQEICGLNDVNLTEADPEAQTKSFVRLHDEHDRPLHRLGLQSCRLTPGSRLAALAGGDSLDVLCNHRFVLDPALEPRLVEAGLVVCARQAGNDHADAVEVPALRFFMAMQGHPELSSRPGAPHPLLAGFLAAIRGA from the coding sequence ATGACGCTGCTGCTGGTTCGCCATGCGACGCACTTGCCGGCGCTGGACGGCATGATCGCCGGGATGTTCGCGGCCGCACGCGGTGCCACGCTGGTGACGCTCACCAGCGGCGGGGCGGGCCATGGGCGTTTCGACTGCATGCAACATGTTCTGGCGCATGGCGAATTGGCGCCCAACGGCTTGATCTGGGCCGAGCGGGCGAGCGGGCATCCAGTGCCCCCGCCCGTCGATCGCGGCGCGGTGGTGCGGCTGCCCGGAACGGTGGTCGTGCCGCTCAATCCGGCGCTGCCGGCCCATGAGGAGGCCGAACGGCGCCTGCTCGCCACCGCCGCCCGGGCGGGTCGTCCGGTCGAGCTTTTCGTGGTGAGTGTGGTGGACGATGTGTACATCTTGCGCGCCGCCACGGACGAGAGCGTGGTGGGGCGCTGGCGCCTCGATACCTATGGCCGCCCGGTCGCCGCCGATGCCGTCACGTGGGGCGCTGAGGCTCTGCGGGTGTTGATGGTGGGACCGGAGGATCACCAACGCGAGGTGTACCCGGCAACCATCGCCGCGCTCGGCGACGCTGCCGAGGCGCAGGGCGTCCGGCTCGATCTGCGCTTCATTGATCCGCGCGAGGAGCCGAACTGGGAGCGGCTGCTTGGGGAGGTCGACGGGCTGGTGTTGCCCGGTGGCTCGGACATGGAGCAGGTGCGCGGCCAGATCGACGCGGCCCGCGCCGCCATCCGCCGCGACCTGCCCACCGTCGGGCTCTGCTTGGGGATGCAGACCATGGCGACGGCGGTGGCACAGGAAATCTGCGGCCTCAACGACGTGAATCTGACCGAGGCGGACCCGGAAGCGCAGACCAAGAGCTTCGTGCGGCTCCATGATGAGCATGACCGGCCGCTGCACCGGCTCGGCCTCCAGTCCTGCCGTCTCACCCCCGGCAGTCGCCTTGCTGCCCTGGCAGGAGGCGACAGCCTCGACGTGCTCTGCAACCACCGCTTCGTGCTCGACCCGGCGCTGGAGCCGCGCCTCGTCGAGGCCGGGCTCGTCGTCTGCGCCCGACAGGCCGGGAACGACCATGCCGATGCCGTAGAGGTGCCGGCGCTGCGCTTCTTCATGGCCATGCAGGGCCATCCTGAACTGTCGAGCCGCCCGGGCGCTCCGCATCCGCTGCTCGCCGGCTTCCTCGCGGCCATCCGGGGCGCCTGA
- a CDS encoding amino acid ABC transporter ATP-binding protein: MSADTTPLAPMSPAGQKLLEIIGIDKHFGSFHALKGCSLDVARGETVVLIGPSGSGKSTLLRCVNLLEPADGGDIFFEGANITRERKNAARIRRDIGMVFQNFELFQHLSAAENIMLAPMKVNGLSRADAHDLALKLLGKVRIPDKADAFPDELSGGQQQRVAIARALAMKPKLMLYDEPTSALDPEMIREVLDVMAELSAEGMTSLVVTHEMGFARRAADKIVFMENGQVVETASSEAFFGGSVNERARRFLDQILH; this comes from the coding sequence ATGTCCGCTGACACCACGCCCCTCGCGCCCATGTCCCCCGCCGGCCAGAAGCTGCTCGAGATCATCGGCATCGACAAGCATTTCGGCAGCTTTCACGCGCTGAAAGGCTGCTCGCTGGACGTCGCGCGCGGTGAGACCGTGGTGCTCATCGGCCCGTCCGGCTCAGGTAAATCGACGCTGCTGCGCTGCGTGAACCTGCTGGAGCCGGCCGATGGCGGCGACATCTTCTTCGAGGGCGCGAACATCACCCGCGAACGCAAGAACGCGGCGCGCATCCGCCGCGACATCGGCATGGTGTTCCAGAATTTCGAGCTGTTTCAGCACCTCTCTGCCGCCGAGAACATCATGCTGGCGCCGATGAAAGTGAACGGCCTGTCGCGCGCCGACGCGCATGATCTCGCGCTGAAGCTGCTCGGCAAGGTGCGCATCCCCGACAAGGCCGACGCCTTCCCGGACGAACTCTCGGGCGGCCAGCAGCAGCGTGTGGCCATTGCCCGTGCGCTGGCGATGAAGCCGAAGCTCATGCTCTATGACGAGCCGACATCGGCGCTCGACCCGGAAATGATCCGCGAGGTGCTCGACGTCATGGCCGAGCTCTCGGCGGAGGGCATGACCAGCCTCGTCGTCACCCATGAGATGGGCTTCGCCCGCCGGGCCGCCGACAAGATCGTGTTCATGGAGAACGGCCAGGTCGTCGAGACCGCCTCGAGCGAGGCCTTCTTCGGCGGCTCCGTCAATGAGCGCGCCCGCCGCTTCCTCGACCAGATCCTTCACTGA
- a CDS encoding ABC transporter substrate-binding protein, which produces MFRKVVAAFIIPLGLMHAAAAAELPKTGLVEADALTYGVAATFAPFEFQKDGKLTGFDIDMIEALGKKLGATPKPLNMEFKGLIPALQGGRIDIINSAMYMNPARAEQVDFVPYLKIGNMVMVQAGNPAKITGRDDSLCGKSIAVTLGGIQESQARADDKNCKDKGLAAVKVLTFPTAQDSALALGQGRADAYYDSTPGAAEILQKMPGAFETAGTEFESNTSIGMATRKGDTAMQEALKAALKEIVADGTYATLIKKWSLPASVSIFN; this is translated from the coding sequence ATGTTCCGCAAAGTGGTTGCCGCGTTCATTATTCCGCTTGGCCTGATGCACGCCGCCGCGGCTGCCGAGCTGCCCAAGACCGGCCTCGTCGAGGCCGACGCGCTCACCTATGGCGTCGCCGCGACCTTCGCGCCGTTCGAGTTCCAGAAGGACGGCAAGCTGACCGGCTTCGACATCGACATGATCGAGGCGCTCGGCAAGAAGCTCGGCGCCACGCCCAAGCCGCTGAACATGGAGTTCAAGGGCCTCATTCCCGCCCTGCAGGGTGGCCGCATCGATATCATCAACTCGGCCATGTACATGAACCCGGCCCGGGCCGAGCAGGTCGACTTCGTGCCCTATCTCAAGATCGGCAACATGGTGATGGTGCAGGCCGGCAACCCCGCCAAGATCACCGGCCGCGACGATAGCCTTTGCGGCAAGAGCATCGCCGTCACTCTGGGCGGCATTCAGGAAAGCCAGGCCCGCGCCGACGACAAGAACTGCAAGGATAAAGGCCTTGCCGCCGTGAAGGTGCTGACCTTCCCGACCGCGCAGGACTCCGCCCTGGCGCTCGGCCAGGGCCGCGCCGACGCCTATTACGACTCCACCCCCGGCGCGGCCGAGATCCTGCAGAAGATGCCCGGCGCCTTCGAGACCGCCGGCACCGAGTTCGAGTCGAACACCTCGATCGGCATGGCCACCCGCAAGGGCGACACCGCGATGCAGGAAGCGCTGAAGGCCGCGCTGAAGGAAATCGTCGCCGACGGCACCTATGCGACGCTGATCAAGAAGTGGAGCCTGCCGGCCTCGGTGTCGATCTTCAACTGA
- a CDS encoding Xaa-Pro peptidase family protein yields MTAISSVVQGQESAFPKAEYDARVARAREGLVAAGLDAMVVTGPENIFYLTGQQTPGYYTFQALVLPVEGDPVFIVRQLEYFNFVANTFITDAAIYQDTDEPVRFLVAQLEAKGLRAKRVGIDKRGWFLPITTYEALLTALGTVHDAAGVVEKLRMVKSPLEVEKLVRAATYVDAGMRAGLAAMRVGNTENDLVAAMMGAAIAAGSEYMGMEPLVSSGPRSGVPHGTWKRRELTPGDAAFIEMAAVHDRYHAALMRSAWIGTPPVEAVEMMKVCQDALAVSLEAIKPGVACEVPHIACQKVIDAAGYTDNFRKRLGYSVGISFAPDWGEGGILSLNAGVKTELQPGMAFHLPPALRIYGRFTVGVSETIVVTETGCQVLGTLDRALHQVAA; encoded by the coding sequence ATGACCGCCATCAGCAGCGTGGTTCAGGGACAGGAATCGGCCTTCCCGAAAGCCGAATACGACGCCCGCGTCGCCCGCGCCCGCGAGGGGCTGGTCGCGGCCGGCCTCGACGCCATGGTCGTCACCGGACCGGAGAACATCTTCTATCTCACCGGCCAACAGACGCCCGGCTATTACACCTTCCAGGCGTTGGTGCTGCCGGTCGAGGGCGATCCGGTGTTCATCGTCCGCCAGCTTGAATATTTCAACTTCGTCGCCAACACCTTCATCACCGACGCCGCGATCTATCAGGACACGGATGAGCCGGTGCGCTTCCTCGTCGCGCAGCTCGAGGCCAAGGGACTTAGGGCTAAGCGCGTCGGCATCGACAAGCGCGGCTGGTTCCTGCCGATCACCACCTATGAAGCGCTGCTCACCGCGCTCGGCACGGTCCATGACGCGGCCGGCGTGGTGGAAAAGCTGCGCATGGTGAAGTCGCCGCTGGAAGTGGAAAAGCTGGTGCGCGCCGCGACCTATGTCGATGCCGGCATGAGGGCGGGCCTCGCCGCCATGCGCGTCGGCAACACTGAGAACGACCTCGTCGCCGCCATGATGGGCGCGGCCATCGCCGCCGGCTCGGAATACATGGGCATGGAGCCCCTCGTCTCCTCCGGCCCGCGTTCCGGCGTGCCGCATGGCACCTGGAAGCGCCGGGAGCTGACGCCGGGCGATGCCGCCTTCATCGAAATGGCCGCCGTGCATGACCGCTATCACGCCGCGCTGATGCGCTCCGCCTGGATCGGCACGCCGCCCGTCGAGGCGGTCGAGATGATGAAGGTGTGCCAGGACGCGCTCGCCGTCTCGCTCGAGGCGATCAAGCCGGGCGTGGCCTGCGAGGTGCCGCACATCGCCTGCCAGAAGGTGATCGACGCGGCCGGCTACACCGACAATTTCCGCAAGCGGCTCGGCTACAGCGTCGGCATCTCCTTCGCGCCGGATTGGGGCGAGGGCGGCATTCTCAGCCTGAATGCTGGGGTGAAGACCGAGCTTCAGCCCGGCATGGCCTTCCACCTGCCGCCGGCGCTGCGCATCTATGGCCGCTTCACCGTGGGTGTGAGCGAGACGATCGTCGTCACCGAAACCGGGTGCCAGGTTCTCGGGACGCTCGACCGCGCCCTGCATCAGGTCGCCGCCTGA
- a CDS encoding ABC transporter substrate-binding protein produces the protein MLKKWIPLLGVAALCGSLSVPQAAKAEQLTLCWAAWDPANALVELSKDFTAKTGIDMKFEFVPWTSYADRFLNELNSKGKLCDLIIGDSQWIGGAAESGHYVKLNDFFAKEGIKMDDFVPATVVGYSEWPKNTPNYWALPAMGDVVGWTYRKDWFERPELQKEFKAKYGWDLAAPKTYTQLKQIAEFFQKRQIDGKTVYGASIYTERGSEGITMGVTNVLYDWGFMYDNPKKPYDMQGYVNSPEAVKGLEFYKALYDCCTPPGSSNVYMVESADAFKSGQVAMQMNFAFTWPGLYKDEKVGGNRIGFFPNPAEKYHFAQLGGQGISVVSYSSKRDAALQYIKWFAQPDVQAKWWQLGGYSCLKAVVDAPGFKSSQPYATAFLESMAIVKDFWAEPSYAELLQAMQKRVHDYVIAGKGTAKEALDGLEKDWTKIFKDDGKI, from the coding sequence ATGCTGAAGAAGTGGATACCCCTTCTCGGGGTCGCGGCCCTGTGCGGGTCGCTGTCCGTGCCGCAGGCCGCCAAGGCGGAACAGTTGACGCTGTGCTGGGCGGCGTGGGATCCGGCCAATGCGCTGGTGGAACTGTCCAAGGACTTCACCGCCAAGACCGGCATCGACATGAAGTTCGAGTTCGTGCCGTGGACCAGCTATGCCGACCGCTTCCTCAACGAGCTGAATTCCAAAGGCAAGCTCTGCGATCTCATCATCGGCGACAGCCAGTGGATCGGCGGTGCTGCCGAGAGCGGCCATTACGTCAAGCTGAACGACTTCTTCGCCAAGGAAGGCATCAAGATGGATGACTTCGTGCCGGCGACGGTGGTCGGCTATTCCGAATGGCCGAAGAACACGCCGAACTACTGGGCGCTGCCGGCCATGGGCGACGTCGTCGGCTGGACCTACCGCAAGGATTGGTTCGAGCGGCCGGAGCTTCAGAAGGAGTTCAAGGCCAAGTATGGCTGGGATCTCGCCGCGCCCAAGACCTACACCCAGCTCAAGCAGATCGCCGAGTTCTTCCAGAAGCGGCAGATCGACGGCAAGACCGTCTATGGCGCCTCGATCTACACCGAGCGCGGCTCGGAAGGCATCACCATGGGCGTGACCAACGTCCTGTATGATTGGGGCTTCATGTATGACAACCCCAAGAAGCCCTATGACATGCAGGGCTATGTCAACTCGCCCGAGGCGGTGAAGGGCCTGGAATTCTACAAGGCGCTCTATGATTGCTGCACGCCGCCCGGCAGCTCCAACGTCTACATGGTGGAATCGGCCGACGCCTTCAAATCCGGCCAGGTGGCGATGCAGATGAACTTCGCCTTCACCTGGCCCGGCCTCTACAAGGACGAGAAGGTCGGCGGCAACCGCATCGGCTTCTTCCCGAACCCGGCCGAGAAGTACCATTTCGCGCAGCTTGGCGGTCAGGGCATCTCGGTCGTGTCCTATTCGAGCAAGCGCGATGCCGCGCTCCAGTACATCAAATGGTTCGCCCAGCCGGACGTGCAGGCCAAGTGGTGGCAGCTCGGCGGCTATTCCTGCCTGAAGGCGGTGGTCGACGCGCCCGGCTTCAAGAGCAGCCAGCCCTATGCGACGGCCTTCCTCGAATCCATGGCCATCGTGAAGGATTTCTGGGCCGAGCCGAGCTATGCCGAACTGCTCCAGGCCATGCAGAAGCGGGTGCATGACTATGTCATCGCCGGCAAGGGCACGGCGAAAGAGGCGCTGGACGGCCTCGAAAAGGACTGGACCAAGATCTTCAAGGACGACGGCAAGATCTGA